In Aegilops tauschii subsp. strangulata cultivar AL8/78 chromosome 3, Aet v6.0, whole genome shotgun sequence, one genomic interval encodes:
- the LOC141042635 gene encoding probable receptor-like protein kinase At4g10390 has product MPGGSLADQLHSTMPPLTWRHRMHVLHVVAIALEHPHNDISMVHGDVSSSNVLVDGDGRGSVTRGRLARAPSQSPSWAIYVGPFFLRMGIVSKKSHVYGFACCYARPSLASRLLERPAWTATTST; this is encoded by the coding sequence ATGCCCGGCGGCAGCCTGGCTGACCAGCTCCACTCCACCATGCCGCCGCTAACCTGGCGCCACCGCATGCACGTCCTCCACGTCGTGGCCATTGCGCTGGAGCACCCCCACAACGACATCTCCATGGTGCACGGCGACGTCTCATCCTCCAATGTGCTTGTGGATGGCGATGGTCGCGGCTCTGTAACCCGGGGTCGGCTTGCGAGGGCACCTTCTCAGTCGCCGTCGTGGGCTATATATGTGGGCCCCTTCTTCCTCCGCATGGGCATCGTGTCCAAGAAGTCCCACGTGTATGGCTTCGCGTGCTGCTACGCGAGGCCATCACTGGCTAGCCGGCTGCTGGAGCGCCCAGCCTGGACGGCAACGACCAGTACCTAG